In a single window of the Thermotoga sp. KOL6 genome:
- a CDS encoding 3-isopropylmalate dehydratase small subunit has product MIKGKVWKFGDNISTDHIAPGRYFHLRNNLEELAKHVLEDAMEDFAKRVKKGDIIVAGKNFGLGSSREHAARIIKIAGVSCVVAKSFARIFYRNAFNVGLPLIELKEVDEINQGDELEIDLENGILKDLTTGKEYRFNPIPRFLLEILKEDGIVNYLKKHGTFPRV; this is encoded by the coding sequence ATGATAAAGGGAAAGGTTTGGAAATTCGGTGACAACATTTCCACCGATCATATAGCGCCAGGAAGGTACTTTCATTTGAGAAACAACCTTGAGGAGCTTGCAAAACATGTTTTGGAGGATGCAATGGAAGATTTTGCGAAGAGAGTTAAGAAAGGGGACATCATAGTTGCTGGAAAAAACTTTGGACTTGGGTCTTCCAGGGAACATGCAGCGCGAATCATAAAAATTGCTGGTGTTTCCTGTGTTGTAGCTAAGTCTTTCGCCAGAATTTTCTACAGAAATGCTTTCAATGTGGGTCTTCCTCTTATAGAGTTGAAAGAAGTGGATGAAATCAACCAAGGTGATGAGCTCGAGATAGACCTAGAAAACGGGATTTTAAAGGATCTTACCACGGGCAAAGAGTACAGATTCAATCCTATACCTAGATTCCTTCTTGAAATATTGAAGGAGGATGGGATCGTTAATTACTTGAAAAAACATGGTACGTTCCCGAGGGTCTAA
- a CDS encoding aldose epimerase family protein: protein MEYLMCHIEKELFGSTSEGTPVYQYTLINKKGSIAKIITYGAILRELWVPDKSGTLSDVVLGFDTLQEYEKKNSHYFFGAIVGRYANRISRGRFSIDGVTYQLALNDGDRPNALHGGVKGFYTRIFKAIPMKTPNGPSLVLKYLSHDGEEGYPGNLDLTIVYTLTNSNELKIEYTATTDKPTIVNLTHHSYFNLSGEGTILDHELSVNAYHYTPVDENLIPTGEIVPVENTPYDLREAKNLGEAIDPLKTSLTKGFDTNFVLNGKCGELKLAAVLKDRKSGRKMEVYTTEPGLQLYTGNFLDVKGKCGRYYSSYSGVCLEAQHFPDSPNHSNFPSTLLYPGKVYHQITVYKFDVER from the coding sequence GTGGAATACTTGATGTGCCACATTGAAAAAGAGCTGTTTGGTTCAACCTCCGAAGGGACTCCTGTGTATCAATATACATTGATAAATAAAAAAGGTTCAATAGCAAAGATCATAACTTATGGTGCAATATTGAGAGAACTTTGGGTGCCAGATAAGTCTGGCACTCTCTCTGATGTTGTCTTAGGATTCGATACCCTTCAGGAGTATGAGAAAAAAAATTCACACTACTTTTTTGGAGCGATTGTAGGAAGGTACGCGAACAGAATCTCTCGAGGTCGTTTTTCAATCGATGGCGTAACGTACCAACTTGCTTTGAACGATGGAGATAGACCCAACGCCCTTCACGGTGGTGTGAAGGGTTTCTACACGAGGATATTCAAGGCGATACCCATGAAAACACCTAATGGACCTTCTCTTGTTTTGAAGTATCTCAGTCACGATGGTGAGGAGGGTTATCCAGGGAATTTGGATCTTACTATCGTTTATACTCTCACGAACAGCAACGAATTGAAAATAGAATACACTGCAACTACCGATAAACCAACGATTGTGAACCTGACTCACCATTCTTACTTTAATCTCTCCGGAGAAGGAACTATCCTCGACCATGAGTTATCGGTGAACGCATATCATTACACACCGGTTGATGAAAATTTAATCCCAACTGGTGAAATAGTTCCTGTTGAGAACACACCCTATGACTTGAGAGAAGCTAAGAACTTGGGAGAAGCTATAGATCCTCTGAAGACTTCTCTGACGAAAGGATTTGATACAAACTTCGTTTTAAACGGAAAGTGCGGGGAGTTGAAACTCGCAGCTGTTTTGAAAGACAGAAAATCTGGAAGAAAAATGGAGGTTTACACGACGGAACCGGGCCTTCAACTTTATACAGGTAACTTCCTTGATGTAAAAGGAAAGTGTGGTAGGTATTATAGTTCCTATTCTGGAGTGTGTTTGGAAGCACAACACTTTCCGGATTCTCCAAATCATTCCAATTTTCCGAGCACTTTGTTGTATCCAGGAAAGGTGTATCATCAAATTACAGTGTACAAGTTCGATGTGGAAAGGTGA
- a CDS encoding sn-glycerol-1-phosphate dehydrogenase produces the protein MRVRDIFGENFKCVCGKEHSVPSIEIIESSIKEVPNVFPEAFFVADRNTALLVNLPGGRYFVFEEGRPLATMENVKKIAKVSKDFPEIVSVGSGSLTDITRYTAFLFGKSFSCIPTAPSVDAYTSSVAPILVNGVKKTFKAIPPRRIFIDIDILKNAPVDLLRAGIGDIIAKIPARMDWTLSNVLNDEHICDFVWKDIKDLLKEILAKSRYILERDESAVRMLMDAQLVSGINMVIVGNSRPASGAEHMISHLIEMFHEERGEIPPLHGLSVMIGVFVSAKAFELIMEEFFLPKEHFSLEERRKELLEMFSKEKVEEFLKTYEGKKIPTMINLKIIKESLKGLYVEYFPQLQRVLNILDVQSMLKKYSKNFLMKIVRLANTIRARFTVLDVLDGLNLLKPFSEYVFNEIE, from the coding sequence ATGAGAGTGAGAGATATTTTTGGGGAAAACTTCAAATGTGTCTGTGGAAAAGAGCACTCTGTTCCAAGTATAGAGATCATAGAATCTTCCATAAAAGAAGTTCCAAATGTGTTTCCTGAAGCATTTTTTGTGGCAGATAGAAACACCGCTCTTCTGGTGAATTTACCAGGAGGGCGGTATTTTGTTTTTGAAGAGGGCAGGCCTCTTGCTACGATGGAGAACGTGAAGAAGATCGCGAAAGTATCAAAGGATTTTCCAGAAATTGTTTCTGTTGGTTCGGGGAGTCTCACGGATATAACAAGGTATACTGCTTTTCTCTTTGGAAAAAGTTTTTCTTGTATTCCCACCGCTCCTTCTGTCGATGCCTACACTTCTTCCGTGGCACCTATCTTGGTTAATGGTGTGAAAAAAACGTTCAAAGCGATTCCTCCTAGAAGGATCTTCATCGATATTGATATTCTGAAAAATGCTCCTGTTGATCTTTTGAGAGCGGGAATAGGAGATATCATTGCCAAAATACCTGCAAGAATGGATTGGACTCTATCGAACGTTTTGAATGATGAACATATCTGTGATTTCGTATGGAAGGATATAAAGGACCTTCTAAAAGAAATTCTTGCAAAGTCACGATACATCCTCGAAAGGGATGAAAGTGCTGTAAGGATGCTTATGGATGCGCAACTTGTTTCTGGAATTAATATGGTCATTGTGGGGAATTCTAGACCAGCTTCCGGCGCGGAACATATGATTTCCCACTTGATAGAAATGTTTCATGAAGAGAGGGGAGAGATTCCTCCTCTTCATGGATTGAGTGTAATGATAGGTGTGTTTGTCTCAGCAAAGGCTTTTGAGTTGATAATGGAAGAATTCTTTCTTCCGAAGGAACATTTCTCTCTTGAGGAGAGAAGGAAAGAATTACTTGAAATGTTCAGTAAAGAAAAAGTGGAGGAATTCCTGAAAACTTATGAAGGGAAGAAAATTCCTACCATGATCAATTTGAAAATAATCAAAGAGTCATTGAAAGGGCTGTACGTTGAATACTTTCCACAACTACAGAGAGTTCTCAACATCCTAGATGTCCAGTCGATGTTAAAAAAGTATAGTAAAAACTTTCTAATGAAAATTGTGAGACTTGCAAACACCATAAGAGCCAGGTTCACTGTTCTCGACGTTCTTGATGGTTTGAATCTTCTGAAACCCTTCTCTGAGTATGTTTTTAATGAAATAGAATGA
- the pfp gene encoding diphosphate--fructose-6-phosphate 1-phosphotransferase has product MAEKIGILVGGGPAPGINSVISSVTIEAINSGLEVIGIYDGFKHLVEGKTNMVKKLSIEDVSRIHIEGGSILRTSRVNPAKSEKTLEKTVQTLKKLGIKYLVTIGGDDTAFSASRVCEKSKGEIKVAHVPKTIDNDLPLPDNMPTFGFETARHVATELVYNLMQDSRTTDRWYFVAMMGREAGHLALGVGKAASATITIIPEEFKEGVTLEEVCDVLDGAILKRKLMGRNDGVAIIGEGIAEKIDPEELANIPGVIVEKDPHGHLRLAEIPLATILKRAIEKRFAERGEKVRIVDVTIGYELRSARPIPFDIVYTRTLGYGAVRFLLGDYSDLPGGMVCVAGGRIKILPFDAFMDPKTKRTKVRLVDVHSEDYKVARKYMIRLEKKDLEDEETLKKLAKIAKMDPDEFKKKYWHTTELP; this is encoded by the coding sequence GTGGCCGAAAAGATAGGGATACTGGTTGGGGGAGGTCCTGCTCCAGGAATCAACAGCGTAATCAGCTCTGTTACCATCGAAGCCATAAACAGTGGTCTTGAAGTCATAGGTATTTACGATGGATTCAAGCATCTTGTAGAGGGAAAGACGAATATGGTGAAAAAATTGTCCATTGAGGATGTGTCCAGAATACACATCGAAGGTGGATCCATTCTGAGGACTTCCAGAGTGAACCCGGCAAAATCGGAAAAGACCCTTGAAAAAACCGTCCAAACCCTCAAAAAACTTGGAATAAAATATCTTGTTACGATAGGTGGTGACGACACAGCATTCTCCGCAAGTAGAGTGTGTGAAAAATCCAAAGGAGAAATAAAAGTAGCACACGTTCCTAAGACGATCGACAACGATCTCCCCCTTCCCGACAACATGCCGACGTTCGGCTTCGAAACCGCACGCCATGTGGCAACGGAATTGGTATACAACCTCATGCAAGATTCAAGGACAACTGACAGGTGGTATTTTGTGGCTATGATGGGGAGAGAAGCAGGCCATTTGGCTTTGGGTGTTGGAAAGGCAGCGAGTGCTACTATCACAATCATTCCCGAGGAGTTCAAAGAAGGAGTAACACTTGAGGAAGTTTGCGACGTCCTTGATGGAGCTATTCTGAAGAGAAAATTGATGGGAAGAAACGATGGAGTTGCAATCATAGGTGAAGGAATAGCTGAAAAGATAGATCCGGAGGAACTTGCCAATATTCCCGGTGTGATCGTCGAAAAAGACCCACATGGCCATCTGAGACTCGCGGAAATACCACTCGCGACGATTCTTAAAAGAGCCATAGAAAAGAGGTTTGCAGAACGTGGTGAAAAAGTACGCATCGTTGATGTAACTATCGGATACGAACTCAGGAGTGCGAGACCTATTCCGTTCGACATCGTTTATACCAGAACTCTCGGTTACGGTGCAGTGAGATTCCTCCTAGGAGATTACTCGGACCTTCCGGGAGGAATGGTGTGCGTCGCGGGTGGTAGAATAAAGATCTTACCTTTCGATGCTTTCATGGATCCAAAAACAAAAAGAACGAAGGTCAGATTGGTAGACGTACATTCTGAAGATTACAAAGTGGCAAGAAAATACATGATAAGACTGGAGAAAAAAGATCTAGAAGATGAAGAAACCCTCAAGAAGCTTGCGAAAATAGCTAAGATGGATCCAGATGAATTCAAGAAAAAATATTGGCACACTACGGAACTTCCGTGA
- a CDS encoding glutamate-5-semialdehyde dehydrogenase, translated as MDELLEKAKKVKEAWEKLRSVETKKKNEAIKKIAEKLDKKRNEILEANKEDVKKARARGVKESLVDRLVLNNKRIDGMIEACETVVKLKDPVGEVIDSWVREDGLRIARVRVPIGPIGIIYESRPNVTLETSILALKSGNTILLRGGSDALNSNKAIVSVMKEALRESEIPESSVEFIENTDRSLVLEMIRLREYLSLVIPRGGYGLISFVRDNATVPVLETGVGNCHIFVDESANLEKAISVIVNAKTQRPGTCNAAEKLLVHEKIAKEFLPIIVEVLKNHGVEVRGCEKTRKIVSDVIPATDEDWSTEYLDMIIAIKVVKDVNEAIEHIKKYSTGHSESILTENYSNAKKFVSEIDAAAVYVNASTRFTDGGQFGFGAEIGISTQRFHARGPVGLRELTTYKFVVLGDYHVREQL; from the coding sequence GTGGATGAACTCCTTGAGAAGGCTAAGAAAGTGAAAGAAGCATGGGAAAAGTTGAGAAGCGTGGAGACGAAAAAGAAGAACGAAGCTATAAAGAAAATAGCGGAAAAACTCGATAAGAAGAGAAATGAGATCTTGGAAGCGAACAAAGAAGATGTAAAAAAAGCTCGAGCAAGAGGTGTGAAAGAATCTCTTGTGGACAGGCTCGTGTTGAACAATAAGAGAATCGATGGAATGATAGAAGCGTGTGAAACGGTTGTTAAATTAAAAGATCCTGTTGGGGAAGTCATCGACTCTTGGGTGAGGGAAGACGGACTCAGAATCGCACGTGTGCGAGTTCCCATAGGCCCTATAGGAATTATTTATGAATCCAGACCCAATGTTACTTTGGAAACTTCAATTCTTGCTTTGAAAAGCGGGAACACAATTCTTCTCAGAGGTGGTTCAGATGCTTTGAACTCCAACAAAGCTATTGTTTCGGTTATGAAAGAAGCTCTTAGAGAATCGGAGATACCAGAAAGCTCCGTAGAATTCATAGAGAACACAGACAGATCTCTTGTTCTCGAAATGATCCGTCTCAGGGAGTATTTATCCCTTGTCATCCCCCGTGGGGGCTATGGACTTATAAGTTTCGTTCGTGATAATGCCACCGTTCCTGTTTTAGAAACGGGAGTAGGAAATTGCCATATCTTCGTTGATGAGAGTGCAAATTTAGAGAAAGCAATTTCCGTTATCGTCAACGCCAAAACTCAGAGGCCGGGAACATGCAATGCCGCTGAAAAATTGCTCGTTCATGAAAAGATCGCAAAAGAATTCTTACCGATAATCGTTGAGGTGTTGAAAAATCATGGAGTAGAAGTGAGAGGTTGTGAGAAAACAAGGAAAATTGTCTCTGACGTAATACCGGCAACTGATGAAGATTGGTCCACCGAGTATCTCGATATGATAATAGCGATAAAGGTAGTTAAGGACGTGAACGAAGCAATAGAGCACATAAAAAAATATTCTACTGGACATTCTGAGTCAATCTTGACAGAAAATTACTCGAATGCCAAGAAATTTGTATCAGAAATAGATGCTGCGGCTGTTTATGTGAACGCTTCCACTAGATTCACCGATGGAGGACAGTTTGGATTCGGAGCTGAAATCGGCATCAGTACACAGAGATTTCATGCGAGGGGACCAGTTGGTTTGAGAGAGCTCACTACGTACAAGTTTGTTGTGCTTGGCGATTATCATGTGAGGGAACAGTTGTGA
- a CDS encoding citrate synthase/methylcitrate synthase → MIRKGLEGVKICKSSICFLDGENGRLYYRGIPVEELAEKSSFEETAYLLWFGKLPTKIELENFRKKMAECRELSDESVRMLHNLPKGLHYIDVLKIFLSIQGSTDEVDEDLEDKAIKIASVFPTILAYYYRYSQGKEIIRPRKDLSHVENFYYMMFGDTNGKVHLLESTFILLMEQDINASTFAALVIASTLSDMYSSIVGALGALKGPLHGGASEKVPPMLEEIGNEDRVEAFVQKCLSEKRKIMGFGHRVYRTFDPRAVYLKKVLQEHFSESRLFKIAQRLEEYIVSNRIKNIYPNVDLYSSILFEEFGFPRNMFTALFATARVVGWTAHVIEYVNDNKLIRPTSEYVGPLNVEYISIERRDEDGQNSC, encoded by the coding sequence TTGATACGAAAGGGATTAGAAGGGGTCAAAATATGTAAAAGTTCCATTTGCTTTCTAGATGGAGAGAATGGAAGGCTCTATTATCGAGGAATCCCAGTGGAAGAGTTGGCTGAGAAATCTTCTTTTGAGGAAACGGCTTATCTTTTGTGGTTTGGGAAACTTCCCACAAAAATAGAGTTGGAAAACTTCAGAAAAAAAATGGCAGAGTGCAGGGAGCTTTCAGACGAATCGGTAAGGATGCTGCACAATCTTCCGAAAGGACTTCATTACATAGACGTTTTGAAAATATTTCTCTCCATACAGGGTTCGACCGATGAAGTGGATGAGGATCTTGAAGATAAAGCCATAAAAATAGCCAGCGTTTTTCCAACCATTCTAGCTTATTACTACAGGTACTCTCAAGGAAAAGAAATAATAAGGCCTAGAAAAGATCTTTCACACGTGGAAAATTTTTACTACATGATGTTTGGAGATACTAATGGGAAGGTTCACCTTTTAGAATCCACGTTCATCCTGCTGATGGAACAAGATATAAACGCTTCCACTTTTGCTGCTTTGGTGATAGCATCGACACTTTCTGATATGTACTCTTCCATTGTTGGTGCGCTGGGAGCTTTAAAAGGGCCGCTCCACGGTGGAGCGAGTGAGAAGGTACCACCTATGTTGGAAGAAATAGGAAACGAGGACAGAGTGGAAGCGTTCGTCCAGAAATGCCTTTCAGAGAAGAGAAAGATCATGGGGTTTGGGCATCGAGTTTACAGAACTTTCGACCCCAGAGCAGTCTACTTAAAAAAGGTTTTACAGGAGCATTTCTCTGAAAGCAGATTGTTTAAGATTGCCCAAAGATTAGAGGAATACATTGTTTCGAACAGAATCAAAAACATATATCCCAACGTGGATCTCTATTCCAGCATTCTTTTTGAAGAATTTGGATTTCCACGAAACATGTTTACTGCTCTGTTCGCCACTGCACGTGTCGTGGGTTGGACAGCCCATGTGATAGAGTACGTAAATGACAACAAGTTGATCAGACCAACGAGTGAATACGTAGGACCTTTGAACGTTGAATACATTTCTATTGAGCGGAGGGATGAAGATGGGCAAAACTCTTGCTGA
- a CDS encoding class II aldolase/adducin family protein yields MYENEREKLCEAHMILEKYGLVTYTSGNVSVKIGDHVLIKPSGVPYTVLKPEDFVVIERLYVQYHTKYGQK; encoded by the coding sequence ATGTACGAAAATGAACGAGAGAAATTGTGCGAAGCTCATATGATATTGGAAAAATACGGTCTTGTAACCTATACGAGCGGAAATGTGAGTGTGAAAATAGGGGATCACGTTTTGATAAAGCCTTCTGGTGTTCCTTATACTGTTTTGAAGCCAGAAGATTTTGTTGTAATAGAACGTCTCTACGTCCAGTATCACACTAAATATGGCCAGAAATGA
- a CDS encoding 3-isopropylmalate dehydratase large subunit, which translates to MGKTLAEKIFSEHVGKDVKAGDIVIAKVDIAMAQDGTGPLMIKEFKEMGFKEVKVPKAFLFIDHASPSPKKELSNSQKMMREFGKEMDVRVYDAGDGISHQILAESYVKPGDLVAGADSHTCTAGGLGAFGTGMGSTDVAIIFGLGQNWFKVPETIKIVISGKLQKGVYAKDIILEIARLLKSDGATYKALEFHGDCIEGMEVEDRLTISNMAVEVGAKAGLMPSDEKTKEFLKKMGREEDFRELKADPDANYEMEVEIDASSLEPLISFPHYVDNVKKVSEVEKEKIKIDQVFIGTCTNGRLQDLEIALRILEKHGKHPDVRLIVGPASRKVYMDALEKGIIKKFVELGAAVIPPGCGPCVGIHMGVLGDAERVLSTQNRNFKGRMGNPNAEIYLASPATAAATAITGYVTDPRRFI; encoded by the coding sequence ATGGGCAAAACTCTTGCTGAAAAAATTTTCTCTGAACATGTTGGAAAAGATGTGAAAGCTGGAGATATTGTTATTGCGAAGGTGGACATCGCTATGGCCCAGGATGGAACAGGCCCGCTCATGATAAAGGAGTTTAAAGAAATGGGATTCAAGGAGGTAAAGGTACCAAAGGCATTTCTTTTCATCGATCACGCTTCTCCGAGCCCAAAAAAGGAGCTTTCGAATTCACAAAAGATGATGAGAGAGTTTGGAAAAGAGATGGATGTAAGGGTTTACGATGCTGGTGATGGGATCTCTCATCAAATCCTTGCAGAAAGTTATGTGAAACCAGGTGATCTTGTTGCTGGAGCGGATTCACATACTTGCACTGCTGGTGGTCTCGGTGCTTTTGGTACGGGGATGGGTTCCACAGATGTTGCTATTATTTTCGGCTTAGGACAAAACTGGTTTAAAGTGCCTGAGACGATAAAGATTGTAATAAGTGGGAAACTTCAAAAAGGAGTTTATGCAAAGGACATAATCTTGGAGATCGCAAGGCTTCTGAAAAGTGACGGAGCAACTTACAAAGCGTTGGAGTTTCACGGAGATTGTATTGAGGGTATGGAAGTGGAGGACAGACTCACTATTTCGAACATGGCAGTGGAAGTGGGGGCGAAAGCAGGGCTGATGCCTTCGGATGAAAAAACAAAAGAATTTTTGAAAAAAATGGGAAGAGAGGAGGATTTTAGGGAGCTCAAAGCAGACCCGGATGCAAATTACGAAATGGAAGTGGAGATAGATGCTTCTTCACTCGAACCACTTATTTCGTTCCCACACTACGTAGACAATGTAAAAAAGGTAAGTGAAGTCGAGAAAGAGAAAATAAAGATAGATCAGGTTTTCATTGGAACGTGTACAAACGGCAGGTTACAAGACCTCGAAATCGCATTGAGGATTTTGGAGAAACACGGGAAACATCCAGATGTTAGGCTTATAGTTGGACCCGCTTCGAGGAAGGTTTACATGGATGCTCTTGAGAAAGGCATCATAAAGAAATTTGTTGAACTAGGAGCAGCCGTTATACCTCCTGGCTGTGGTCCGTGTGTTGGTATACACATGGGTGTGCTTGGAGATGCGGAGAGAGTTCTTTCTACACAAAATAGAAATTTCAAGGGTAGGATGGGGAATCCAAATGCGGAGATTTATCTTGCGTCTCCAGCTACAGCAGCTGCTACAGCGATAACTGGATACGTAACGGATCCCAGGAGATTCATTTGA
- a CDS encoding FGGY-family carbohydrate kinase, which produces MYLVGSDIGTQGTKSVVVNEKGEVLAEAFREYEVLTPKPNWAEEWPDVWVKAVFETVKKAVEKSGVPKKEIAGIAISGLYGGSGIPVDKNMEPLRPCLIWMDRRAVKETEWVKQNVPKEKLFEITGNYVDSYFGFTKIMWIRNNEPEIWKKIYKFITPKDYVIYQMTGEIVIDYSSAGNLGGVFDIRKLTWSKEMCDILGIPIEYLPERIVKSSDVVGKVTKEASELCGLLEGTPVVAGGIDAPVAQLSAGALEEGEHVAMVGTSTCWGTVHDGSKLAFGLVNYPYVVYDTERIYTFGGSATTGALARWFKEQFGESETIVGERTGISPYQLFDKEVASIPPGSEGIVVLPYFMGERSPIWDPSARGVFFGVTLYHKRAHLYRALMEGGAYALRHNMEEGLKAGLKLNDECWIVGGVSKSSVWVKIFADVTGYKMRQVASLVEAPYGDAFLAGLGTGVIDKPERIKEWVKYREPVEPDLENKRIYDKYYEIYRELYERTKELMARL; this is translated from the coding sequence ATGTATCTCGTTGGGAGCGATATTGGAACGCAGGGGACGAAATCTGTTGTTGTGAACGAGAAGGGAGAAGTACTTGCGGAAGCTTTTAGAGAGTATGAGGTGCTCACACCAAAACCAAACTGGGCGGAGGAATGGCCAGATGTGTGGGTAAAGGCCGTTTTCGAGACAGTAAAAAAAGCAGTGGAAAAATCTGGTGTCCCAAAAAAAGAAATAGCTGGCATCGCTATAAGTGGTCTTTATGGAGGATCTGGAATACCTGTTGACAAAAACATGGAACCTTTGAGACCCTGTTTGATCTGGATGGATAGGAGGGCCGTGAAAGAAACCGAATGGGTAAAACAAAACGTTCCAAAGGAGAAACTCTTTGAGATCACGGGAAATTATGTAGATTCTTATTTCGGGTTCACAAAGATCATGTGGATCAGAAACAACGAGCCAGAGATTTGGAAAAAAATCTACAAATTCATCACACCGAAAGATTATGTGATCTATCAAATGACAGGTGAAATAGTGATTGATTACTCTTCCGCAGGAAATCTGGGTGGTGTGTTCGATATCAGAAAACTCACTTGGTCTAAAGAGATGTGTGATATCTTGGGGATACCAATCGAGTACTTACCTGAAAGAATAGTAAAATCCTCCGACGTGGTGGGCAAAGTAACAAAAGAAGCTTCTGAACTTTGCGGACTTCTCGAGGGAACACCTGTCGTTGCTGGTGGAATAGATGCTCCTGTTGCCCAACTTTCTGCCGGTGCACTCGAAGAAGGAGAACACGTTGCGATGGTGGGGACCTCCACTTGTTGGGGAACCGTTCACGACGGCTCAAAATTGGCTTTTGGCCTCGTAAATTATCCGTACGTGGTATACGATACCGAAAGAATTTATACTTTCGGTGGTTCTGCTACCACGGGTGCACTCGCAAGATGGTTCAAAGAACAATTTGGAGAGAGTGAGACGATAGTTGGTGAGAGGACGGGTATATCACCTTATCAATTGTTCGACAAGGAGGTGGCGAGCATCCCTCCTGGAAGTGAGGGAATAGTTGTTCTTCCGTATTTCATGGGGGAAAGATCTCCAATATGGGATCCTTCTGCAAGGGGTGTATTTTTCGGTGTAACTCTGTATCACAAAAGGGCGCATCTTTACAGAGCTTTGATGGAAGGAGGAGCATATGCTCTGAGACACAACATGGAGGAGGGTTTGAAGGCAGGGCTGAAGCTGAACGATGAATGTTGGATAGTTGGGGGTGTTTCAAAATCTTCAGTTTGGGTTAAAATATTTGCGGATGTTACGGGTTACAAAATGAGGCAAGTTGCTAGTCTTGTAGAAGCTCCATACGGAGATGCGTTTTTGGCTGGACTTGGAACGGGTGTTATAGATAAACCCGAAAGGATAAAGGAGTGGGTGAAGTACAGAGAACCTGTAGAGCCCGATCTAGAAAATAAGAGAATTTATGACAAATACTATGAGATATACAGGGAACTCTATGAAAGAACGAAAGAGCTGATGGCTAGATTATGA